CATACTGTCAAAGTGTATTGATCTAGTAGCAGTGGCTTGTAGAATGATGTTGGTCATTTTATCTGAGGCCTCCATTATTTGGTTCCATGTACAAAATCGAAAAgaacatgatttaaattttggtttctaTGCCTTGCTTTGGTTTGATGAGTTTGATAGTTTAATTATATTtggttcttgtttttttttttgaaaaaaaatttaaccaaaaatgccaaaatataatttgtaatatattttcaAGTAAATCCTCAAAGCCTTGTCCGTGTATGTCTTAATTAACTCTAGTTAACTTAACAATGAATAACAACATTTCTACATATGATATTTGTTCCATGTCACAAGATAGAGTTGATATATCCAAAACTTTTTGCATGTAGTATCCTACTAATATGCCTCTTTGCTTTCCACTTTGTATCCAGCACTAAGGAAAAATGATAATACTTTTGCATGCAAATTTTAAAATGAACACTTCTAAGATGATGGgcagcaattttttttaaaaaaaattatgtagtaCTTCTGTTAATTTGGAACTCAACAATATGTTTTTCTCTTTTCCAGATTATGTGAAGGTGGAGAATTATTAGAAAGAATTTTATCCAGGTAAAAAAGTGATTTTATTGGCCATAATTTATATCtatttgattatttgaatttgaaaattaatagCTTTTGATTGCTTTTTTTCCCTTGTGTTCTCAAGAGGTGGAAGGTACTCAGAGGAGGATGCAAAAGCTATAGTTATTCAAATACTGAGTGTAATCGCCTTTTGTCATCTTCAAGGTGTTGTGCATCGTGATTTAAAGCCAGAGGTTTGTATCATAGAGAACTTTCATTCAATTTATGCAGACATGATATTACTTTAGATCTCTTATTTTACAGGAGCAACTTAGGGTATTCTGCTGTTCATTTCTTTTTCAACATATATTTTTCAGTGCTGTTAatatttcttccttgtatttaacAACAGAATTTTCTTTTCACCACTAGAGATGAAAATGCTCAGATGAAGTTGATTGATTTTGTTAAACCAGGTGAGCATTGTTTAGTGGCATGGTCTAGTTGATTGCTTTTTTGGTGATGTTAAACATGAAAATGTTATCCTATTTTGTTATGGATTCCTTTTGTTGTTTTCTCTAGTaccatttgttgtgagtttccttTGCCACTGAAGTTTTTGAATGTGTCATTCAACCTATCATTTTCTGCATTATATTTTAGGTATTTTACAGATTTTTGCTGTAATAGAATAGAGTCCTCTTTTTTCAGCTTTAATTTTTAACGAAAGCATCATGTAAGAATTGTTGCATTAACATAAATCTATCAAAGTACAACAGCAAATGATGAGAAGTAATAATAATCTTGAATAGGATATAAGTAATATTAGATTGGAAAGAGAAAAGTGGGAAGGGTTACAAACTAATAATTGTCAACATCGCGTGGCACTCATATTTAACTTGGCTACTTGGAAGACATTTTTGAGTTTGATCACCTCAAGATGCCAATTGAAATTGTTTCAAATTTTTCTAGCAGGTCTTTTTAATTATTCTTTAGTTGGCTTTGGATTTATAGAATTTTATACAGTAGTTACTTGTTTGTTCACATCATTCTTGAATCATATGTCAAATTGTTTTGTGACAACTTATAGCATCCACTGTTACTAAGAAACTATTTCGACCTGATAATTACTCTCAATTATCCATACATTGATAACCCAAATATCCTCAGTTGATATGGGTTAGTGCATGAGATGAAATTTCCACAACAAACTTAAGCAATGTTAATGTAGAATGGGGAAGGATTAAATACCAGGTTTAACATGAAAACAAGATAGAAGtatttaacaatattagaaggcaaaatttcaactCAATGAATAATGCATGCAAGTGTTAGATCTATGTGTCTTGAACGTTAAGGGATCTACAATGTATGGTGCCTTTAAACTAACAATTAAAGGTTCAAAAATTGATATAGCAATAGATGACTTAGAAGGCAAACCCAATATGGATATCTTAGAGCTACTACTCTACAAACCCGGTAAATGTGTGCTTAAATTTCAAATCTTGTAGCACCAAATGGAGAAGGACTTTCCACTGGCATGGTTAAAACTTTTATGTATTATTGACCTGTAGAGTCTTGGTACTTGGGAGGATGTATGGTTAAGTTTGGCTTCTTCCTCCTCATGGATCCTTGAGAATACTTCGTTTTCTTTTTGGACAAATTAGTTTATGGCGACTTGAGAGTAATCTTTTTATTGAATTTCAACAAAGTTACATAACTTGGGAGAGAACTAATGAAAAACATAATCAGTTGACCTTTGTATTCTAGTAAATGGGTTACCTCTTAGAGTTTTCAGCATCGAACAAAATTTGACAACCTACTCTTGGTTTTTAGCTTGATCATAATGAATTTGATATCGCTATATTTCTTATGTACCTATGTTAGTTCCTTATTGATGTTGTTCCTTCATATTTCAGAAGTATCACCCTACAAAACTTCTCACAATTGTGTATCAACCATTTGCACTTGTAACAACTGCCATATTTACATACCATGAAGCAAAAGTTAACACTAGGCTGCGCAACTTAACTGGTTATATCTTGTTTTTCCTATGTTCGCTTTTCCTTATCGTGGTAAGCTCCTATTattcttgtaacgcccgccctccctgctaccctaagggacggggctacgatactctacgtataaatttttctttttaaaacagcggaagacttaaaataattttcatagttttaataaaacttttcttttaaatttcttttgaactatactatcacatggcatcaaaatcataacatcaaatctagtggaatcataatgtcaagccacacatgtttaggtatcacaagtcataaaataccaatgcatagttgtttaaagaaactttaagcaggttcttatttatttggttgcctagccactgccacacacatcttcattgcccctcctgctgctcctctaactcatccagctttttcctttatctgtggtacaaggaaagtaagctatgagcactcatggctcagtaagttcctttcctactcactaaaaccaacaatcagcacataatcaagaatgcatcaacaagtcataatctcaactaatcatggcataacatagcattctattcaagcatatcatgcatcataatataatcacaactagtcatagaatatcaagcatcaccatggccgaaacatatacatagtgcattgcataaaacatagctagacatggcataacaaacaagtattatggtatatcaaagcatggccgaaacatgtatatcaaagcatcattccatggccgaaacatgtacatcaaggcatcatcatatctatggccgaaatctatatatcaagcatcaacaattccatggccgaacatgtctataaggtatagcatgaacataacataattataccttatcatggcatatcataatcaagagcataacatgaaacatagcataatcataaggtgtatgcaatatgattttggaaaacatgtatccgaaaaacatgtgtatgtctcatgatctttaaaaccattttcttttacatatatacttgaaaataatctcaacataagggggatcccggctatgtaccacttacatattgcgcgcaaccttgtaggtccaaggtagcaagtcttgaaccctacgaggcaaacatactaggcccttagtcctaggggcacttaggagcccatccctaacgaggtccttagtccccggggcgcttatggagcccacccttggtacaagccactcacacataaagtaaagtacatgtcatgcatatcatgtatcataaaagcatgcatcacttaggcacacatcataaaagtatgcatcacttaggcatacatcatgtcataaaagtatgcatcacttaggcatacatcatatcataaaggtatgcatcacttaggcatacatcatatcataaaggtatgcatcacttaggcatacatcatgtcataaaggtatgcatcacttaggcatacatcatatcataaaggtatgcatcacttaggcatacatcatgtcataacaatatgcatcacttaggcatagatcataaaaacatgcatatcttaagcataaagcatatcatcaagcatgcatattttatccacatagcttatcataaaggcatgcatattttaagcactcaacatagcattaaagcatgcataatttaaccacatatcataacataagcatgcatatttttagcacaaagcacatcatatcataaaagcatgcatatcatatcataagtcataaatcacaagcatacatattaagcataagggtgtatcttgtgattatcctatcataggaaacatgatatcatatttatcttggttttaagcttcctaaacccttgtggccaaaACCCTTTagggctcaatttaggttaaacacaacatccaagcatgtggcacctaaattatcatcataacattttcataggaagcattataaacatgattaacttagtttctaagttcctcgagtccctaatttcatatggctgaAATCTTAAGGTgtaaaacaaggttccatatgacataaaatcatggacaactttaaatcatatttataacatttttaccaaggaacaaggtaaacacatttgacacatttgaattagttcctaagttcttcaagcccttaacatatgtcatggccgaaatttaacaagttctcattagggcttcaaacaagcatacaagcatgtgaacttggactaacattatgtataaattcatacaaggcatcatacaatagttatggccgaaacataccctagcatcattttaggtcataaaacaacatatagcaattgaaccttggctttctacttatcatatttcatgtagagtgacatgagcatatttaatttaagtcctagggtttctagggcatctattccttcatgaccgaagcattcaagggttcatttaggtcatggaaaaactatacaagcatgtgaaacaatcaacacattatcctattttcataataagtacttttaacacatttggtttcatttctaaggcctctaggtcttttaaaccctacttggccgaaactcacagaatatgaacttgcttcaaatagcctaaaagcatgagaatttatacaagtttcatagcatgtataaggacaagcataatgagtatacatatgaattgtgtcttaggctttctaggtttcttttcctctttttctcttatttttttctcgtggccgaaacctaccattccttagctaggtttttaagtggcctaaagcatgaaaaacctaagtaagtttcatggaaaaagttactaagaaacatgtatacaaattggttcatgaataagctaggaccccttgtggtcatacatgttatatgtcatgcaactaattttctacaccctaattaagcatgagggcattaaccaactttcatatctaaatagcacagaggtaTTGAGcctattaaaattttgtttaagcttttctaagccatccatctcatcatggccgaaaaaccctaagaaggagttcatgaaattctagcaatattcaagcatacaaatcctttaagatctttgtattctatcacatgagcatggttatttaaatttcaaggtcttcctaaccctaaaacctttcttgaccgaatcatatgagtgggttttctcttagtttcaaatatcttctaaggaaggaaaactaatacatgatccttaatatttcatagggagaaccttgtactagttgggtaaaacaatagattttccctagcctcttaagaatatttttggccgaaattctagggttcagtactcctctgatcaagcatcatataggtataaaattatgatgaagaacccctttacatagtaTAGAAAAAtccatcatgtagtgaagactagtttaaacaccattagattttgaaagctcttcttggccgaattttctcaaacttgtttctaggttttaaaatcttcttaaaatccaaaaagcacataaaagccttgtaccacaggtgaggggaaagcttacatccttttcgcttgtggatctaaggtatgaagaagaagaagtagcctcttcttctagttcctttcccttgattcctttgctaagtcctccttgtatcttaggttttcttaggagaaaaccttggcttggggccgaaaatggaggagaggggaactgaggtttcggtgagggagaggatggatgagagaaaatgagagaaaaatagttttctcttttcttgctcccttttatgttaagggggaagaggtagcaaacttagtttttgctttcgttctcccttagcccttttttttctattttatttttatttttatttgtttatttatcctcatcattcatggtgaaataagggggaatgaatccccttaattcctctttaaacatttcggcaaaatcaaagaggaagagggagaggaagggaggaaggcaaaattgcctttctcttgctcttttcttgtttccttttggctagcttttactctcatctttatcataagtttccctcctttgctatcaacatattattcctatcccaactggtcattacccattaattctatgaaatataatataagaggttcaaggttcaatccttgacctctccctatttttatttctttttatttcctttttggttcaactcacttctaattatttttctaaggcaaaatcccacattcatatatttatcttacaaggttagtgggtattacagtaccccgtacctcataaaaagttcgtcctcgaactttaaaataacttcgggtacttttgtttcatatcgtcctcgcgctcccaggtggcttcttcaaatcgttgattccgccacaatacctttactaaaggtatttctttgttcctcaaTCTCTTTATTTCTCGGTCtagaatctggatgggtttactttcataactcaggtcttcctgcacctgtaccgactgaggctcaatcacttgatctgtgctgggagtacatttcttgagcatcgatacatggaacacgttgtgaatgactgccatgtctgaaggtagttccagtctgtatgcgacttggcccactctttttaaaatccggtacggtcctacatatcttgggcttaacttgcttctctttccaaacctcattatcccttttattggggatactttaaggaataccaagtctccgatgttgaatttgTCTGCTTCGCTTATCTCAGGATAATTCTCTATTCGACGGAGTTTCTATGATCTGCGGATTTTGTATAGCTctggtggtgtcatcaataaatCGTtcgaaccccatttccttcttttcaccactttcataccgatatagagatctacacttcctctaTATAGAGCctggtgccattccaatagtagcttggtagctattattgagGCGCATTCGCCGGTATAAATATCGACACTGCCCCTCGTCCAgtgcacaagctcttaacatatcttccaatatttgatttactctttcatcGCCCATCACTGGGTGGAAGGCGtctaaacaacaacttcgtgcgAGGGCCTTCGAACgcctcccaaaagtgcgagacaaaacgtctGTCTCTAtcgaaataatggtcttagggataccatgtaatcgacgatttccttaacatattgCGCTAGTTGTTcgattgaataagtcatcttgatcgcaaaagtgtgcagacttcttCGAATctatccacgatcacccatatagcatcatacccgtttgtcgtcttgggtagacctgaaatgaaatccatggagatttcttcccatttccattatggaatttggacaggttgtaataatccaccgggtctctggtgttcagcttttaccctttggcacgtcggacaagtactgacgtattgagccacttctcttttcataccggaccaccaaaatttctttttcgtgtcctggtacatcttagtggaacctgCATTGCATAAGGCATAGCTTCTTCCAGATTCTTCTTCTTCGCATCATCTGGATCCCCGAATACATAATCATCCccgaggtataatattccatcgtccgTGATACGGAACCGTCATATTCTTTCCTGCGGCACACCCGAAGGTACTTTGCTTAACGCTTATTGGCTTGACCACCTTCCCGTCTttatcctctctttttctctttcaGTTTTTGCAGGCTGGTTCGATTGCTTGTCGCGCGATTAGTACTTGTCCTCCGGTTCGTACTGCTTTGGCCTTATCCGATAGTGCTTGCTCAGTCTCGTGCACTTGGGGTGCCAAGACCAGGTGGCCACGTCCACGGCTATGATGCGTTCTTAAcatcaaccggaccctttctttttcagtacggacctgttctgggcacaatcgagctaagcggttgaacctcttgacggcttcattgactgacagatcaccttgccggaactcagtgaactcatcatagtgcttgttggtcacttgcatatggaaaaattcctctaagaactctgtctcaaaatctgtccactgcatttggtttatttgccttttcgcctttactttgtcccaccacatccgggcatctccggtaagacagaacaacgcgcatttgaccttctcgtgttcaggccaatccaatagttccattatgttctccacggttttgagccaggcttgcgcatcccatggttcacagtttcccgagaatgcttccggcttaagcctttgccactgaattagataggcctcttgtcggaccatcggagtaggggctgccgggggcactggtgcggctgtaggtataacaggtagtggattcaccggtggggtaactgggttgccttgctgacccattaaggtagtgatcagctgttgttgttctgcgatctgatgctggaggtctgcgactacctgcgtcagatctggtggagtcactgccCCTCCGGTTCGggtattgcgtgtcctaaccatgtttatctaaaagaaatagactagtgtaagtggttatcaattttagccaatctaacgtactggtttgtttttatctatttgttatggtattattcctaacctaccaatatgtactcctaatctaatttataactaaaagcatagaataaagcatcaaacataagcaagtaaaacatgaactaaaacataaacaacataaggaaaaaaaaaaggaatacaatgacaaacaatgtaacataaggaaataaagcataagcaatgtagtaaagaaaataaagcataagttatataacatgaaactaaacatACGCATGTAACAAGAAatttaaacataagcatataacaagtaaattaagcataaacattcttacttgaagcGGCAGGtaagaggcttgatgtgtgtgtagtgagctggcaataaactttggctctgataccaacctgtaacgcccaccctccctgctaccctaagggacggggctacgatactctacgtataaatttttctttttaaaacagcggaagacttaaaataattttcatagttttaataaaacttttcttttaaatttcttttgaactatactatcacatggcatcaaaatcataacatcaaatctagtggaat
This region of Zingiber officinale cultivar Zhangliang chromosome 9A, Zo_v1.1, whole genome shotgun sequence genomic DNA includes:
- the LOC122019292 gene encoding CDPK-related protein kinase-like, producing MKSRQSLLDRLCEGGELLERILSRGGRYSEEDAKAIVIQILSVIAFCHLQGVVHRDLKPENFLFTTRDENAQMKLIDFVKPGILQIFAVIE